One window of the Emcibacter sp. genome contains the following:
- the purH gene encoding bifunctional phosphoribosylaminoimidazolecarboxamide formyltransferase/IMP cyclohydrolase, producing the protein MSDKNLQPVKRALLSVSDKSGLVEFGKFLESQGVEILSTGGSAKMLADAGVKVMEVASYTGFPEMMDGRVKTLHPKIHGGLLALRDDEGHVASMKEHEIGAIDLLVVNLYPFEETVEKGADFATCIENIDIGGPAMIRSSAKNHKFVTVVVEAEDYESVMTSMSENKGATTGELRKNLAAKAFARTGAYDAAISSWFAGELGETYPRRLNLTATLKQTLRYGENPHQDAAFYVTRSATPRPGIATAVQVQGKELSYNNLNDTDAAFELVSEFSTSDSPAVAIIKHANPCGVARGETLIDAYQKALLCDPVSAFGGIIAFNQRLDAATAEEISQIFTEVVIAPEADEEAVALLATKKNLRLLLTGGMADPREAGQMVKSVAGGYLLQGRDNGTITLDDLKVVTKREPSEQELKDLLFAFTVCKHVKSNAIIYVKDEATVGIGAGQMSRVDSARTAARKSQDASEAAGFETVMTEGSVVASDAFFPFADGLISAAEAGVTAVIQPGGSIRDDEVIAAADERGLAMVFTGMRHFRH; encoded by the coding sequence ATGAGCGACAAGAATCTGCAGCCTGTCAAAAGGGCTCTTCTGTCCGTCTCCGACAAAAGCGGTCTGGTGGAGTTCGGCAAGTTCCTGGAAAGCCAGGGCGTGGAGATCCTCTCTACCGGCGGGTCCGCCAAAATGCTGGCGGATGCCGGCGTCAAGGTGATGGAAGTGGCCAGCTACACCGGCTTTCCGGAAATGATGGACGGCCGGGTGAAAACCCTGCATCCGAAAATCCACGGCGGACTTCTGGCGCTCCGCGATGACGAAGGCCATGTGGCGTCCATGAAAGAACATGAGATCGGCGCCATCGACCTTCTGGTTGTTAATCTTTATCCGTTTGAGGAAACTGTTGAAAAGGGTGCCGATTTCGCCACCTGTATCGAGAATATCGATATCGGCGGGCCGGCCATGATCCGCTCTTCCGCCAAGAACCATAAATTTGTCACGGTCGTGGTGGAAGCGGAAGACTATGAATCTGTCATGACGTCAATGTCTGAAAACAAGGGGGCGACAACCGGCGAACTGCGCAAAAACCTCGCCGCCAAGGCCTTTGCCCGTACCGGTGCCTATGATGCGGCTATTTCCAGCTGGTTTGCCGGTGAGCTCGGGGAAACCTATCCCCGTCGGCTGAACCTGACAGCCACCCTGAAGCAGACCCTGCGCTATGGGGAAAACCCGCACCAGGATGCGGCCTTTTATGTCACCCGTTCCGCCACCCCCCGCCCGGGCATTGCCACGGCGGTCCAGGTCCAGGGCAAGGAACTGAGCTACAACAATCTCAATGATACGGACGCGGCCTTTGAACTAGTCAGCGAATTCAGCACCTCTGACAGCCCGGCGGTGGCGATCATCAAACACGCCAACCCCTGTGGTGTGGCCCGCGGGGAAACCCTGATCGATGCGTATCAGAAAGCCCTGCTCTGCGATCCGGTCAGCGCCTTCGGCGGCATCATTGCCTTCAACCAGCGGCTGGATGCGGCAACGGCAGAGGAAATTTCCCAGATCTTCACCGAAGTGGTGATTGCGCCGGAAGCTGATGAGGAAGCTGTCGCCCTGCTGGCCACCAAGAAAAACCTCCGCCTGCTGCTGACCGGCGGCATGGCCGACCCGCGGGAAGCCGGCCAGATGGTTAAATCCGTCGCCGGTGGTTACCTGCTGCAGGGCCGGGACAATGGCACGATTACCTTGGACGACCTGAAAGTGGTGACCAAGCGGGAGCCCAGCGAACAGGAACTGAAAGACCTGCTGTTTGCCTTCACCGTCTGCAAGCATGTGAAATCAAACGCCATCATCTATGTGAAAGATGAAGCGACCGTTGGTATCGGCGCCGGCCAGATGAGCCGGGTCGACAGTGCCCGCACCGCGGCCCGCAAGTCACAGGATGCGTCCGAGGCCGCCGGTTTCGAGACCGTCATGACCGAAGGGTCCGTGGTGGCGTCAGACGCTTTCTTCCCCTTTGCCGACGGCCTGATCAGTGCGGCCGAAGCCGGGGTGACAGCGGTTATTCAGCCGGGCGGATCAATCCGTGATGATGAAGTGATTGCCGCGGCCGACGAACGCGGCCTGGCCATGGTCTTTACCGGCATGCGCCACTTCCGCCATTAA
- a CDS encoding heparinase II/III family protein — protein sequence MAELRRPSVRPFSAKMPARFKSAVRQAGYKTRYYDMRLKGKHPLRLLGTPKDPWLGSVAGGAHILARRFFCAGQVLRNPAHENGEWTPAQIWSIDNLSDQWRDYLHSFAWLRDLNRAVDRLSARKRAMELVSGWLDIYENWDEYAWRSDLAGRRIVNWLAYAPLILDTDDLVYRSRVLNSLARQARHLMHESSDFPPGPDRLLAISGLIQGGLFIPHGEDWLKRGLALLKRELSEEVYPDGGVSSRNPEDVLRLLKDLIMLRSACRGMGHQVPEELVAGIARLAGLLRMLCHGDGRLALFNGASEGSGDDIRKTLEAAGQGDDLQLDAVQAGFRRLEKAGTSIIVDSGPPALPDISRNCHAGTLSFEMSSHAQRMIVNCGSGAFYPREDGVDLFTISRITAAHSTLVLNNRNSSEILDNGLIGAGPTVVSSRRLEERGDVLLESCHNGYEDRFGRKHWRLLYLNREGDDIRGEDILEVTSNRVETMPFDIRFHLHPDVAASVLENRNKVKLRLPNDEVWMFVSRGAEMSLEDSLYLGAPGRMQRSRQIVLSAMAGEEDSVVKWAIKRIIDA from the coding sequence ATGGCAGAACTGCGCCGTCCTTCAGTGCGACCCTTTTCCGCAAAAATGCCGGCCCGATTCAAGTCAGCTGTCCGCCAGGCGGGGTATAAAACCCGCTATTATGACATGCGACTAAAGGGGAAGCATCCTCTGCGTCTGCTCGGTACGCCAAAGGATCCCTGGCTGGGGTCTGTTGCCGGGGGCGCCCATATTCTGGCCCGGCGTTTTTTCTGCGCCGGTCAGGTTCTGCGCAATCCGGCCCATGAAAATGGCGAATGGACCCCGGCCCAGATCTGGAGTATCGACAATCTGTCTGACCAGTGGCGGGATTATCTGCACAGTTTTGCCTGGCTGCGGGACCTGAACCGGGCGGTGGATCGGCTGAGCGCCCGCAAACGGGCCATGGAACTGGTGTCCGGCTGGCTCGATATTTATGAAAACTGGGATGAATATGCCTGGCGGTCCGATCTTGCCGGCCGCCGGATTGTCAACTGGCTGGCCTATGCGCCGTTGATTCTGGATACAGACGACCTTGTCTACCGAAGCCGGGTCCTCAACAGCCTTGCCCGCCAGGCCCGCCATCTGATGCATGAAAGTTCGGATTTTCCGCCGGGCCCTGATCGTCTTCTGGCCATTTCCGGTCTGATCCAGGGTGGTCTGTTCATTCCCCACGGTGAAGACTGGCTGAAGCGGGGCCTTGCTCTGCTGAAACGGGAGCTTTCCGAAGAAGTTTACCCGGACGGCGGCGTGTCGAGCCGCAACCCCGAGGATGTGCTGCGTCTTCTCAAGGATTTGATCATGCTGAGGTCGGCCTGTCGCGGGATGGGTCACCAGGTTCCGGAAGAACTGGTCGCCGGTATCGCCCGGCTCGCCGGTCTGTTGCGTATGCTCTGCCACGGTGACGGACGGCTTGCCCTGTTTAACGGCGCCAGCGAAGGATCCGGGGACGATATCCGCAAAACCCTGGAGGCAGCCGGTCAGGGGGATGATCTGCAGCTTGATGCCGTACAGGCCGGGTTTCGCCGGCTCGAAAAGGCAGGCACGTCGATTATTGTCGACAGCGGCCCGCCGGCCCTGCCCGACATCAGCCGGAACTGCCATGCCGGCACCCTGTCCTTTGAAATGAGCAGCCATGCCCAGCGCATGATCGTCAACTGCGGAAGCGGCGCCTTTTATCCCCGGGAAGACGGTGTCGATCTTTTTACCATTTCGCGCATTACCGCCGCCCACAGTACCCTGGTTCTGAACAACCGCAACAGCAGCGAGATCCTGGACAACGGCCTGATCGGCGCCGGCCCGACCGTTGTCTCCAGCCGCCGGCTGGAGGAGCGGGGCGATGTGCTGCTGGAAAGTTGTCACAACGGCTATGAAGACCGCTTTGGGCGGAAACACTGGCGGCTTTTGTACCTGAACCGGGAAGGGGATGATATCCGCGGCGAGGATATCCTGGAAGTGACCTCGAACCGGGTGGAGACGATGCCGTTTGATATCAGGTTCCATCTTCATCCGGATGTGGCGGCAAGTGTTCTGGAAAACCGCAACAAGGTGAAATTGCGTCTGCCCAATGACGAAGTCTGGATGTTTGTTTCCCGCGGTGCTGAAATGTCTCTGGAAGACAGCCTTTATCTTGGCGCGCCCGGACGCATGCAGCGCAGCCGGCAGATCGTCCTTTCCGCCATGGCCGGGGAAGAGGACAGCGTGGTGAAATGGGCGATAAAACGTATTATCGACGCCTGA
- the rpe gene encoding ribulose-phosphate 3-epimerase has translation MQQATKIAPSILSADFASLGAEVAAVDAAGADYIHVDVMDGHFVPNITIGPSVVKALRPHTKKIFDVHLMISPVDLFIEDFADAGADIITIHPEAGPHFHRTLQLIRSLGKKAGVSLNPGTPVEMVENVMDLVDLVLVMSVNPGFGGQKFIVSQLEKISRLRKMIDATGRQIDLQVDGGINVETAKQAVAAGADVLVAGTATFTGGPGQYADNIRALRGE, from the coding sequence ATGCAGCAGGCCACTAAAATAGCCCCTTCCATATTGTCAGCGGATTTTGCATCTCTGGGTGCGGAAGTTGCCGCTGTAGATGCTGCCGGGGCGGACTATATCCATGTGGATGTGATGGATGGTCATTTTGTCCCCAACATCACCATCGGCCCGTCTGTGGTCAAGGCCCTGCGCCCGCATACAAAGAAAATATTCGATGTTCACCTGATGATTTCACCGGTAGACCTGTTTATCGAGGATTTTGCCGATGCCGGTGCCGATATCATCACCATTCACCCCGAAGCCGGTCCGCATTTTCACCGGACCCTGCAGCTGATCCGCTCACTGGGCAAGAAGGCCGGTGTTTCCCTAAATCCCGGAACGCCCGTGGAAATGGTGGAAAATGTCATGGATCTGGTGGACCTGGTTCTGGTGATGAGTGTTAACCCCGGTTTCGGCGGCCAGAAATTTATTGTAAGCCAGCTAGAGAAAATCAGCCGGCTGAGAAAGATGATTGATGCCACCGGCCGGCAGATTGATCTTCAAGTGGACGGCGGCATCAATGTGGAGACGGCGAAACAGGCAGTTGCCGCCGGCGCCGATGTTCTGGTGGCCGGCACGGCAACCTTTACCGGCGGTCCGGGCCAATATGCAGACAATATCCGGGCCTTGCGCGGCGAATAA
- the rsmB gene encoding 16S rRNA (cytosine(967)-C(5))-methyltransferase RsmB has translation MVHDLKSRLAALYLLEQILDRGQALDGAFENCCRKFSDLDQRDRAFIRFLVTTCLRRLGQLDAIINFCTPRNLTPKQVKVRHILQLGLTQLLYMEVPAHAAVDSSVRLADQQKNQSDRQLKGLVNAVLRRVDRERDVFAEKFADPFLNLPRWLRNSWIERFGKGPAHRIMPALQQEPPLDLTLKPGEDPAGWADKLGGEVTPFNGVRLARAGQVDKLPGFEEGHWWVQDLAARLPAGLLGAGPGDRVLDLCAAPGGKAAQSAAKGCRVTAVDVSEKRLRRLRENMQRLALEVEVVTADVTDYAPEEPFPYVLLDAPCSSSGTLRRHPDMAWTKTPEDVESLVALQRRVLEAAVKMLAPGGTLIYCVCSMEAGEGPDQIRTLLESGVPLNRDSIRPEEVPGLEECIGPDGDIQTLPYHYPGGMDGFYICRLKKDR, from the coding sequence TTGGTACATGATCTGAAAAGTCGTTTGGCGGCACTTTATCTTCTGGAACAGATACTGGACCGGGGACAGGCCCTGGACGGGGCCTTTGAAAACTGCTGCCGGAAATTTTCCGACCTCGATCAGCGCGACCGGGCTTTCATCCGTTTTCTGGTCACTACCTGCCTGCGCCGGCTCGGGCAGCTTGATGCCATCATCAATTTCTGTACACCCCGCAATCTCACGCCAAAACAAGTGAAAGTCCGACATATCCTGCAGCTCGGCCTGACCCAGCTTCTCTATATGGAGGTCCCGGCTCATGCGGCGGTGGACAGCAGTGTCCGGCTGGCGGACCAGCAGAAAAACCAGTCGGATCGTCAGCTCAAGGGTCTGGTCAATGCCGTTCTGCGGCGAGTCGACCGGGAGCGGGATGTTTTTGCCGAAAAATTCGCCGATCCTTTCCTCAACCTGCCCCGCTGGCTGCGCAACAGCTGGATTGAAAGGTTCGGCAAAGGTCCCGCGCACCGGATCATGCCGGCCCTTCAGCAGGAACCGCCACTGGACCTGACCCTTAAGCCGGGCGAGGACCCGGCAGGTTGGGCGGACAAGCTTGGCGGGGAGGTTACCCCGTTCAACGGGGTGCGGCTGGCCCGCGCCGGACAGGTGGACAAGCTGCCGGGATTTGAAGAAGGCCACTGGTGGGTGCAGGATCTTGCAGCCCGCCTGCCGGCCGGACTTCTCGGCGCTGGTCCGGGTGACCGGGTGCTGGATCTCTGTGCGGCGCCAGGCGGGAAAGCCGCCCAGAGCGCGGCCAAAGGCTGCCGTGTGACGGCAGTGGATGTTTCCGAAAAACGACTGCGCCGTCTGAGGGAAAATATGCAGCGCCTTGCCCTTGAGGTGGAAGTGGTTACCGCGGATGTCACAGACTATGCACCGGAAGAACCCTTCCCTTACGTTCTGCTGGATGCACCCTGTTCTTCCAGCGGCACATTGCGGCGGCACCCCGACATGGCCTGGACCAAAACGCCGGAGGATGTGGAGAGCCTTGTCGCCCTGCAGCGCCGGGTCCTTGAGGCGGCGGTGAAGATGCTGGCCCCCGGCGGCACGCTGATTTATTGTGTCTGTTCAATGGAGGCCGGCGAGGGGCCGGACCAGATAAGGACTTTACTGGAAAGCGGTGTGCCGCTAAACAGGGACAGTATCCGGCCGGAAGAAGTCCCTGGTCTTGAAGAGTGTATCGGACCGGACGGGGACATACAGACCCTGCCCTATCACTATCCCGGCGGGATGGACGGATTTTATATCTGCAGACTTAAAAAAGACAGGTGA
- the htpX gene encoding zinc metalloprotease HtpX, producing the protein MGYLRTAILLAGMTGLFLAVGYLLGGSGGLVIAFVVALAMNAFAYWNSDKMVLGMYGAREASRQSAPELYDVVEELARRGGLPMPKVYLMDNDQPNAFATGRNPENAAVAATTGLLRILNREEIAGVMAHELAHVKNHDTLTMTITATLAGAIGMLANFALFFGNNRNNPLGIIGTILVMILAPMAAMLVQMAISRSREYEADRIGAEICGQPLWLASALGKLQHASERVLNERAERNPATAHLFIVNPLHGRNMDNLFSTHPDMKNRIRRLEEMSRPGGGGKGPIDYSRPRQQPASRSGRSSVPNTGRKPGSGSSGRDPWG; encoded by the coding sequence ATGGGATATCTGAGAACTGCAATACTTCTGGCCGGCATGACCGGCCTGTTTCTGGCGGTCGGTTATCTGCTCGGCGGTTCCGGCGGCCTTGTCATCGCATTTGTGGTGGCGCTGGCCATGAATGCCTTTGCCTACTGGAATTCGGACAAAATGGTGCTGGGCATGTATGGCGCCCGGGAAGCATCCCGACAGAGCGCACCGGAACTTTATGATGTGGTGGAGGAACTTGCGCGGCGCGGCGGGTTGCCCATGCCGAAGGTCTATTTGATGGACAATGACCAGCCCAACGCTTTTGCCACCGGCCGCAACCCTGAAAATGCCGCTGTGGCGGCGACCACTGGTCTTTTGCGTATCCTGAACCGGGAAGAGATTGCCGGGGTTATGGCTCATGAGCTGGCGCACGTCAAAAATCACGATACCCTGACCATGACCATCACCGCCACACTGGCCGGCGCCATCGGTATGCTGGCCAACTTTGCCTTGTTCTTTGGCAACAACCGCAACAATCCGCTGGGCATTATTGGCACCATTCTGGTGATGATTCTGGCCCCGATGGCGGCCATGCTCGTGCAGATGGCCATCAGCCGGTCGCGGGAATATGAAGCCGATCGCATCGGCGCAGAAATCTGCGGCCAGCCCCTGTGGCTGGCATCTGCACTTGGCAAGTTACAGCACGCGAGCGAACGTGTGCTCAATGAACGGGCGGAACGTAATCCGGCGACGGCGCATCTGTTTATTGTCAATCCGCTGCACGGGCGCAATATGGACAATCTCTTTTCCACCCACCCGGATATGAAAAACCGCATCCGCAGGCTGGAGGAAATGTCCCGCCCCGGCGGCGGCGGGAAGGGCCCCATCGACTATAGCCGGCCCCGTCAGCAACCAGCGAGTCGCTCCGGCCGCTCCTCTGTGCCCAATACGGGCCGGAAACCGGGATCGGGATCCTCCGGCAGGGACCCCTGGGGGTAA
- a CDS encoding DUF1674 domain-containing protein: MDEIKNKTETSDTKEKAEKPDPQTPPKEIGGRDGPDPVRYGDWENNGIASDF, from the coding sequence ATGGATGAGATAAAAAACAAGACAGAAACCAGCGACACAAAAGAAAAGGCAGAAAAACCGGATCCGCAAACCCCGCCAAAGGAAATCGGCGGCCGGGATGGCCCCGACCCGGTCCGTTACGGCGACTGGGAAAATAACGGTATTGCGTCTGATTTTTGA
- a CDS encoding sterol desaturase family protein, whose translation MTHWLTENAEMIRLGVFLGLLGLFALLENRWPFRTNQFPRHFRWLTNIAIVVAGSMTLKLLLPVMAAGAAFFATAQNIGLLNMLDLPLWFTIPVSLILLDFAIYLQHVVFHQVPLLWRLHKIHHTDLDLDVTTALRFHPLEILLSMLIKMAVVLLLGIPVAAVILFEIILNGMALFNHSNLRLPDRTDQVLRRLLVTPAMHSVHHSCHMDETNSNYGFNLSCWDRFLGTYRERPAAGYLNMVVGLENYRKIGDLGFLSLLRLPFTKEDRP comes from the coding sequence ATGACTCACTGGCTGACAGAGAATGCAGAGATGATCCGCCTGGGCGTTTTCCTGGGCCTGCTCGGCCTGTTTGCCCTGCTGGAAAATCGCTGGCCCTTTCGCACCAACCAGTTTCCCCGCCATTTCCGCTGGCTGACCAATATTGCCATCGTCGTTGCCGGCAGTATGACCCTGAAACTGCTGTTGCCGGTGATGGCGGCCGGAGCCGCCTTTTTTGCCACCGCACAAAACATCGGCCTGTTGAACATGCTGGATCTGCCGCTCTGGTTCACGATCCCCGTCAGCCTGATCCTGCTTGATTTTGCCATATATCTGCAGCATGTGGTTTTTCACCAGGTGCCCCTGCTCTGGCGCCTGCACAAGATCCACCATACCGACCTGGATCTGGATGTTACCACCGCCCTGCGCTTTCATCCGCTTGAAATCCTGCTGTCCATGCTGATCAAGATGGCCGTTGTCCTGCTGCTCGGTATCCCTGTTGCTGCCGTAATCCTTTTTGAAATCATCCTGAATGGCATGGCCCTGTTTAATCACAGCAACCTGCGTCTTCCGGATCGGACGGACCAGGTCCTCAGGCGCCTGTTGGTGACGCCGGCCATGCACAGCGTTCATCACAGCTGTCACATGGATGAAACCAACAGCAATTATGGATTTAACCTGTCCTGCTGGGACAGGTTTTTGGGAACCTACCGGGAGCGGCCCGCCGCCGGGTACCTGAATATGGTCGTCGGTCTGGAGAACTACCGGAAAATCGGTGACCTCGGGTTTCTTTCCCTGCTTCGTCTACCGTTCACAAAAGAGGATAGACCATGA
- a CDS encoding histidine phosphatase family protein has protein sequence MKRLLLLRHAKSSHDDPGLSDIERPLNTRGVMAAHMMGRYLQEQDLVPDYILCSPAVRTRQTLKNLKQHLDQKVPVCYPDGLYLAQPSMVLDMIRGVDNKYDTLLLIGHNPTINLLAHDLNDGKNREDHRRLIEKYPTGALSVLNFKLDSWQDMDRKTARLERFICPKDLI, from the coding sequence ATGAAACGGCTTCTGTTGTTGCGCCATGCCAAATCTAGCCATGATGATCCCGGCCTCAGTGATATCGAACGGCCGCTGAATACTCGCGGAGTGATGGCCGCCCATATGATGGGACGTTACCTGCAGGAGCAGGACCTGGTGCCCGATTATATTCTGTGCTCCCCCGCCGTCAGGACCCGTCAGACCCTGAAGAACCTGAAGCAGCACCTGGACCAGAAAGTCCCGGTCTGTTATCCGGACGGCCTCTATCTTGCCCAGCCCAGCATGGTCCTGGATATGATCCGGGGCGTGGATAACAAATATGACACCCTGCTGCTGATCGGGCACAACCCGACCATCAATCTCCTGGCCCACGACCTGAATGACGGCAAAAACAGGGAAGACCACAGGCGCCTGATCGAGAAATATCCGACCGGCGCCCTCAGTGTCCTCAATTTCAAACTGGACAGCTGGCAGGATATGGACCGAAAAACTGCACGTCTTGAGCGTTTCATCTGTCCTAAAGATTTGATTTAA
- a CDS encoding patatin-like protein has translation MREKELRFALVCFGGISLAIYIHGVTKEILKLARASKAYHFSPDPNAESKQTYIYPNEEVTDVVDTELVYFDILKSFAPDLDLRIIIDTIAGASAGGMNSIFLGRGLAHDLNMDHLRDHWLHEADVSRLVGEKKPAGRLEKMFTKPLINMFSNRFLVDAQLKEKVRAKLPALLNIWNLKPPFDGKHLLGLIYRGLDRMGDGSRHSLLPRGHQLDLFVTLTDYHGFRRNIPINDPPIIEEREHRHRLKFSYFKGLFTSVPEDSYSDFEKKDLPGLSFASRATACYPGAFPPAQLREVDHFLKDLDQVWTEKDNFLDKNFRDYRLAGLDPHKTSFLDGSILNNKPFDQVIAAIHGRPAFRKVDRRIVYIDPNPEQLSIKPSGAPPSLLNTLKGALSDIPMNQPMHDDLMEVQALNQRVRIIKTVVDSIKPNVEMLVREISSNSVEETITADDIRGWRNLANARSVKDAGFSYEGYARLKIRNCLANLTRIIGDICDCPAGSEKRRHVFSILQCWAHQDEIVFSGLYGHLLKEANGQKKILDWVTELFDRHKDETDLPAWANFLISFDVGYHKRRLQFMIQELNKLYGEPDLDVQALDQLKGDFYKVLQKIDRLNDSGFVSETSKTALREVFGQLLNEPFNDDPHSESNVCSLATGKQELTDALDLLAKDLRLEKFRAMTDNLIAEQNNMTWQETVGHELTVSYLGFAFWDVITFSIMGAKDLGEFNEILVNRISPNDGSVLKKEENEMPLRGTAMRSFGAFFSRADRENDYLWGRLNGAERLIDILANQASLEHLDQSIDVRALKKRAFLAILETEKEHLTQVPDLLKDLQARIDAL, from the coding sequence ATGCGGGAAAAAGAGCTCAGATTTGCCCTGGTCTGCTTCGGCGGCATTTCACTTGCCATTTACATTCATGGGGTCACAAAGGAAATTCTGAAGCTGGCCCGTGCCTCAAAAGCCTATCACTTCAGTCCGGATCCGAACGCCGAAAGCAAGCAGACCTATATCTACCCCAATGAGGAAGTCACCGACGTGGTGGATACCGAGCTGGTCTATTTTGACATCCTCAAATCCTTCGCCCCGGACCTCGACCTCAGGATCATCATCGATACCATTGCCGGGGCCTCGGCCGGCGGCATGAACAGCATTTTCCTCGGCCGCGGCCTGGCCCACGACCTGAATATGGATCATTTGCGCGACCACTGGCTGCATGAGGCGGATGTCAGCCGGCTGGTCGGCGAAAAGAAACCCGCGGGACGGCTTGAAAAAATGTTCACCAAGCCCCTGATCAATATGTTCAGCAACCGGTTTCTTGTCGACGCCCAGCTCAAGGAAAAGGTGCGGGCGAAACTTCCTGCCCTGCTCAATATCTGGAACCTGAAACCGCCGTTCGACGGCAAGCACCTGCTTGGACTGATTTATCGCGGCCTGGACCGCATGGGCGACGGCAGCCGGCATTCCCTTCTGCCGCGGGGACATCAGCTCGACCTGTTTGTCACCCTGACCGACTATCACGGCTTTCGCCGCAATATCCCCATTAACGATCCCCCCATTATTGAAGAACGGGAACATCGGCACCGGCTGAAATTTTCCTATTTCAAGGGACTTTTCACCTCGGTTCCAGAGGACAGTTACAGCGATTTCGAGAAAAAGGACCTGCCTGGCCTCAGCTTTGCCTCCCGGGCTACCGCCTGTTACCCGGGGGCCTTTCCGCCGGCCCAGCTCAGGGAGGTGGATCATTTCCTGAAAGACCTGGATCAGGTATGGACAGAAAAAGACAACTTTCTGGACAAGAATTTCCGGGACTACCGGCTGGCCGGGCTTGATCCCCATAAAACATCTTTCCTTGACGGCAGCATATTGAACAACAAACCATTTGACCAGGTCATTGCTGCCATTCACGGCCGGCCGGCCTTCCGCAAGGTGGACCGGCGCATTGTCTATATTGATCCCAACCCGGAGCAACTTTCCATAAAGCCCAGCGGTGCGCCGCCCAGCCTGCTCAATACCCTCAAGGGGGCGCTGTCGGATATCCCCATGAACCAGCCCATGCATGACGACCTTATGGAAGTGCAGGCCCTGAACCAGCGGGTCCGCATCATCAAAACCGTGGTCGACAGCATCAAACCAAATGTGGAAATGCTGGTGCGGGAAATCTCCTCCAACAGCGTGGAGGAGACCATTACTGCCGACGATATCCGGGGCTGGCGCAATCTGGCCAATGCCAGGTCGGTCAAGGATGCCGGCTTTTCCTATGAAGGATACGCCCGCCTCAAGATCCGCAACTGCCTGGCCAACCTCACCCGCATTATCGGTGATATTTGCGACTGCCCTGCCGGCAGCGAGAAGCGCCGGCATGTCTTTTCCATTCTGCAGTGCTGGGCCCATCAGGATGAAATTGTTTTTTCCGGCCTCTATGGTCACCTGCTCAAGGAAGCCAATGGCCAGAAAAAAATTCTGGACTGGGTCACCGAACTGTTCGACCGTCACAAGGACGAAACCGATCTTCCGGCCTGGGCAAATTTCCTGATCAGTTTTGATGTCGGCTACCATAAACGGCGGCTGCAGTTCATGATCCAGGAACTGAACAAGCTATACGGCGAACCCGACCTCGATGTGCAGGCCCTCGACCAGCTCAAGGGCGATTTCTACAAGGTGCTGCAGAAAATCGACCGGCTGAATGACAGCGGTTTTGTCTCTGAAACCAGCAAAACCGCCCTCCGGGAGGTTTTTGGCCAGTTGCTGAATGAACCGTTTAACGACGACCCGCACAGTGAAAGCAATGTTTGTTCCCTGGCCACCGGCAAACAAGAGCTGACAGACGCGCTTGACCTGCTGGCGAAGGACCTTCGCCTGGAAAAATTCCGGGCCATGACCGACAATCTGATTGCCGAACAGAATAATATGACCTGGCAGGAAACCGTCGGCCATGAACTGACCGTCTCCTACCTGGGTTTTGCCTTCTGGGATGTGATTACCTTTTCCATCATGGGCGCCAAGGATCTGGGCGAGTTCAATGAAATCCTGGTCAACCGGATCAGCCCAAATGACGGCTCGGTGCTGAAAAAAGAGGAGAACGAAATGCCGCTCCGGGGCACGGCCATGAGGTCCTTCGGGGCATTTTTCAGCCGGGCTGACCGGGAAAATGATTATTTATGGGGTCGCCTCAACGGCGCCGAGCGGCTGATCGATATCCTCGCCAACCAGGCCAGCCTTGAACATCTGGACCAGTCCATAGATGTCCGGGCCCTGAAAAAGCGGGCCTTTCTGGCCATCCTGGAAACGGAAAAGGAGCACCTCACCCAGGTGCCGGACCTGCTGAAGGACCTGCAGGCCCGTATCGATGCCCTCTAG
- a CDS encoding iron-sulfur cluster assembly accessory protein, whose amino-acid sequence MMSAHAVLKISDAAADRIRFLLAQRGKPSLGVRLGTTTKGCNGLSYKVDYVDEETPGDEKISDKGVTVYIDGMSVIYLIGSTMDYREDKFQTGFVFENPNATGTCGCGESFSV is encoded by the coding sequence ATGATGTCAGCACACGCCGTTCTCAAAATATCAGACGCCGCCGCCGACAGAATCCGCTTCCTGCTCGCGCAGCGGGGCAAACCGTCGCTCGGCGTGCGCCTCGGCACCACGACCAAGGGCTGCAACGGGTTGAGCTACAAGGTTGACTATGTGGATGAGGAAACCCCCGGTGATGAAAAAATCAGCGACAAGGGTGTGACCGTCTATATCGACGGCATGTCTGTGATTTACCTGATCGGCAGCACCATGGATTACAGGGAAGACAAGTTTCAGACCGGTTTTGTCTTTGAAAATCCCAATGCCACCGGCACCTGTGGCTGTGGCGAAAGCTTCAGCGTCTAG